One window from the genome of Immundisolibacter sp. encodes:
- a CDS encoding transglutaminase family protein: MAIRVALEHHTEYRFDRLVDIHPHVLRLRPAPHSRTPISAYSLRIEPAEHFINWQQDPFGNYLARLVFPKPARKLSITVEVIAELATINPFDFFVEEYAEKYPFTYAPALHTELLPYLLVTESGPLLSAWLASFDRTPRPINDFLVDLNQRLQRDIAYSVRMEPGVQTCEQTLERGIGSCRDTGWLLVQILRHLGLAARFVSGYLVQLTADIKSLDGPSGPEQDFTDLHAWAEVYVPGAGWLGLDPTSGLFAGEGHIPLACTAEPASAAPVTGATSKCEVEFYFHNTVTRIHEDPRVTKPYDEHQWACMLALGRQVDQDLIAGDVRLTQGGEPTFVSIDDMDSPEWTVAADGPHKRERARDLTRRLWQHFAPGGLLHYGQGKWYPGEALPRWALACYWRKDGVALWREPALLADFDRDYGHDLAAAQRLAQTLTGHLGVPAQYLMPAFEDVFYYLWQEGKLPADIDPLTADLKDAAERRRLAELLDRGLGEPTGFVLPLHWDYRRGSWRSGPWPLRRQRLYLVPGDSPLGLRLPLDSLPWEAEREDPQPAQLFEPKPALGDYYGEVARRYSQLTATPTPPHQAPADEHDETAPVQVIHTALCIEARHGRLHIFLPPLTELEHYIELMAAIEASAATCGLPVVLEGYEPPRDGRLERLAVTPDPGVIEVNIHPAASWDALVENTTTLYALAREARLGTEKFMLDGRHTGTGGGNHITLGAASPADSPVLRRPDLLRSLLTYWQHHPGLSFLFSGLFIGPTSQAPRVDEARHESLYELDIAFQQMPDGEAPAPWLVDRLLRNLLVDLTGNTHRAEFCIDKLYAPGSASGRLGLVELRAFEMPPHAQMSLFQALLLRALVARFWAAPYRQPLVRWGSGLHDRFMLPHYVTADLRAVLAELRQAGYAFQDDWLDPFVEFRFPRYGTVQVGDLTLELRAALEPWHVMGEEATAGGTARYVDSSVERLQVRLTGATDGRYLVACNGRRVPLRSTGTHGEQVAGVRYRAWNPPSALHPTIGPHAPLVLDIIDTWNGRAVGGCTYHVAHPGGRNYDTFPINAYEAEGRRIMRFWNYGHTPGAITPPPAVAGLGRFLPHGSLPAPLAPPPEPINPDYPLTLDLRWQPT, from the coding sequence ATGGCCATCCGCGTCGCCCTGGAACACCACACCGAGTACCGCTTCGACCGGCTCGTCGACATCCACCCGCACGTGCTGCGCCTGCGTCCGGCGCCGCACAGCCGCACGCCGATCAGCGCCTACAGCCTGCGCATCGAGCCGGCCGAGCACTTCATCAACTGGCAGCAGGATCCGTTCGGCAATTACCTGGCGCGGCTGGTGTTCCCGAAGCCGGCGCGCAAGCTCAGCATCACGGTGGAGGTGATCGCCGAGCTGGCCACCATCAATCCGTTCGATTTTTTCGTCGAGGAGTACGCCGAGAAGTACCCGTTCACCTACGCCCCAGCGCTGCACACCGAACTGCTGCCGTACCTGCTGGTCACCGAAAGCGGCCCATTGCTGAGCGCCTGGCTGGCGAGCTTCGATCGCACGCCACGGCCGATCAACGATTTTCTGGTCGACCTCAACCAGCGCCTGCAGCGGGACATCGCCTACAGCGTGCGCATGGAGCCGGGCGTGCAGACCTGCGAGCAGACGCTCGAACGGGGCATCGGCTCGTGTCGCGACACCGGCTGGCTGCTGGTGCAGATCCTGCGCCACTTGGGTTTGGCGGCGCGTTTCGTGTCCGGCTACCTGGTGCAGCTGACGGCCGACATCAAGTCCCTGGACGGACCGTCCGGACCCGAGCAGGACTTCACCGACCTGCACGCCTGGGCCGAGGTGTACGTGCCGGGTGCCGGCTGGCTGGGTCTGGACCCGACCTCGGGCCTGTTCGCCGGCGAGGGCCACATTCCGCTCGCCTGCACTGCCGAGCCGGCCAGTGCCGCGCCGGTCACCGGCGCCACCAGCAAATGCGAGGTCGAGTTCTATTTCCACAACACCGTCACGCGCATCCACGAGGACCCGCGCGTCACCAAGCCCTACGACGAGCACCAGTGGGCCTGCATGCTGGCCCTGGGCCGGCAGGTGGACCAGGACCTGATCGCCGGCGACGTGCGCCTGACCCAGGGCGGCGAGCCGACCTTCGTGTCCATCGACGACATGGACAGCCCGGAATGGACCGTGGCTGCCGACGGCCCGCACAAGCGCGAGCGCGCCCGCGATCTGACCCGCCGCCTGTGGCAGCACTTCGCGCCCGGCGGCCTGTTGCACTACGGCCAGGGCAAGTGGTATCCGGGCGAGGCGCTGCCGCGCTGGGCGCTGGCCTGCTACTGGCGCAAGGACGGCGTGGCCCTGTGGCGGGAGCCGGCCCTGCTGGCCGATTTCGACCGCGACTACGGCCACGACCTGGCCGCCGCGCAGCGCCTGGCGCAGACGCTGACCGGGCACCTGGGCGTGCCGGCGCAGTACCTGATGCCCGCCTTCGAGGACGTCTTCTACTACCTGTGGCAGGAAGGCAAGCTGCCGGCCGACATCGACCCGCTCACGGCCGACCTGAAAGACGCCGCCGAGCGCCGGCGCCTGGCCGAGTTGCTGGACCGCGGCCTGGGCGAGCCGACCGGCTTCGTGCTGCCGCTGCACTGGGACTACCGCCGCGGCAGTTGGCGTTCCGGTCCCTGGCCGCTGCGCCGGCAGCGGCTGTATCTGGTGCCCGGCGACTCGCCGCTGGGGCTGCGCCTGCCGCTCGACAGCCTGCCCTGGGAAGCCGAGCGAGAGGACCCGCAGCCGGCGCAGTTGTTCGAGCCCAAGCCGGCACTGGGCGATTACTACGGCGAAGTCGCGCGCCGCTACAGCCAGCTCACGGCCACGCCGACACCGCCGCACCAGGCACCTGCCGACGAGCACGACGAGACGGCACCGGTGCAGGTCATCCACACCGCGCTGTGCATAGAGGCCCGCCACGGCCGGCTGCACATCTTCCTGCCACCGTTGACCGAACTGGAGCACTACATCGAGCTGATGGCGGCGATCGAGGCCAGCGCCGCCACCTGCGGCCTGCCGGTGGTGCTGGAGGGCTACGAGCCGCCCCGCGATGGGCGCCTGGAGCGCCTGGCGGTCACGCCGGACCCGGGCGTCATCGAGGTCAACATCCACCCGGCGGCGAGCTGGGACGCGCTGGTCGAGAACACCACCACGCTGTATGCGCTGGCCCGCGAGGCGCGCCTGGGCACCGAAAAATTCATGCTCGACGGGCGCCACACCGGCACCGGCGGCGGCAACCACATCACCCTGGGCGCCGCCTCGCCGGCCGACAGCCCGGTGCTGCGCCGGCCGGACCTGCTGCGCAGCCTGCTGACCTACTGGCAGCACCATCCGGGCCTGTCGTTCCTGTTCTCGGGCCTGTTCATCGGCCCCACCAGCCAGGCGCCGCGCGTCGACGAGGCCCGCCACGAGAGCCTGTACGAGCTCGACATCGCCTTCCAGCAGATGCCGGACGGCGAGGCACCCGCGCCTTGGCTGGTCGACCGCCTGCTGCGCAACCTGCTGGTGGACCTGACCGGCAACACGCACCGGGCCGAGTTCTGCATCGACAAGCTGTACGCGCCCGGCAGCGCCAGCGGGCGCCTGGGGCTGGTCGAGCTGCGCGCCTTCGAGATGCCGCCGCACGCCCAGATGTCGCTGTTCCAGGCGCTGCTGCTGCGCGCACTGGTGGCCCGTTTCTGGGCCGCGCCCTACCGCCAGCCGCTGGTGCGCTGGGGCAGCGGCCTGCACGACCGCTTCATGCTGCCGCATTACGTGACCGCCGACCTGCGCGCCGTGCTGGCCGAACTGCGCCAGGCCGGTTACGCGTTCCAGGACGACTGGCTGGACCCGTTCGTCGAGTTCCGCTTCCCGCGCTACGGCACCGTGCAGGTGGGCGATCTGACGCTGGAGCTGCGCGCCGCGCTCGAACCCTGGCACGTGATGGGCGAGGAAGCCACCGCCGGCGGCACGGCGCGCTACGTCGATTCATCGGTCGAGCGGCTGCAGGTGCGCCTGACCGGCGCCACCGATGGCCGCTATCTGGTGGCCTGCAACGGCCGGCGGGTGCCGCTTCGATCGACCGGCACCCACGGCGAACAGGTGGCCGGCGTGCGCTACCGGGCCTGGAACCCGCCCTCGGCGCTGCACCCGACCATCGGCCCGCACGCGCCGCTGGTGCTGGACATCATCGATACCTGGAACGGTCGCGCGGTGGGCGGTTGCACCTATCATGTGGCCCATCCGGGCGGGCGCAATTACGACACCTTCCCGATCAACGCCTACGAGGCCGAGGGTCGCCGCATCATGCGTTTCTGGAATTACGGCCACACACCGGGCGCCATCACGCCCCCGCCGGCGGTGGCCGGACTGGGCCGGTTCCTGCCGCACGGCAGCCTGCCGGCGCCGCTGGCGCCGCCGCCCGAGCCGATCAATCCCGACTATCCGCTCACCCTGGACCTGCGCTGGCAGCCGACCTGA
- a CDS encoding circularly permuted type 2 ATP-grasp protein: protein MPRKNSESSPVFSSWDPLLVDQDLLPHWQRLTRALRALGPAALTGRADEARRLLHETGVSYNVYGAADSSRQPWPLDVVPLLISSDDWAAIEAGLVQRAELLNLILTDIYGPRDILRRGLLPPALVFGHGGFLRACQDIRLPSAHQLPLYAADLVRDRSGQTWVLADRTQAPSGIGYALENRRVTSRVLPSLYRDAQVHRQEPFLRALRSNLIAAAPPAARNDPALALLTPGARNETYFEQALLAEKLGLQLVEGSDLLVRGGRLRLRALGGLTPIDVLWRRVDDAWCDPLELRADSFLGVPGLVEAARRRQVSVINPLGSGVLENPALGAYLPALARHFLGEDLRLPSVDSYWCGDPQHLQHVLANLDRLVIKRLQRHPDQRSVFGATLSAQELAVWRERLLAQPGQYTAQAAVTPVPTPSFGGTQLGMRPVLLRAFLTAGAEGYRILPGGFARVGPQADTLFISNQAGAMGKDVWVLASEPETDTAYPSLAPVVGAAHGGLPRRAAENLFWVGRYLERSVASLRLLRLTLERLTDSDAAREPAALDSQRLLAQTLTHLTGTHPDAVDQSAIAEPLWTLLTDPRRPGSVAFGLQALARAAETVREHLPQDALHVLVDLSAPLTGLPAASGDAEQMNSAAQQALHGVLALCGALAGDTEQDAGWHFLELGRCIERGQNLGVVLRSLLCSQAPLAATPAAIETALAFCGSLPAYRRHGPDVPPLRLALELLLLDARQPRSLMRQLQGIERHLAALPDPATGVQLSVSGRLALDAITRLRLLDIVSLDTADGLDQTALDQFLARGDYLLRELSDAIASAHFQTPVAPHSLLRVPTESP, encoded by the coding sequence ATGCCCCGCAAAAACAGCGAATCGAGCCCTGTGTTCAGCAGCTGGGACCCGCTGCTCGTGGACCAGGACCTGCTCCCGCACTGGCAGCGCCTGACCCGCGCCCTGCGCGCGCTGGGCCCGGCCGCCCTGACCGGCCGGGCCGACGAGGCCCGTCGCCTGCTGCACGAAACCGGCGTCAGCTACAACGTCTATGGGGCTGCCGACAGCTCGCGCCAGCCGTGGCCGCTCGATGTGGTGCCGCTGCTGATCAGCAGCGACGACTGGGCCGCCATCGAGGCCGGCCTGGTGCAGCGCGCGGAACTGCTGAACCTGATCCTGACCGACATTTATGGCCCGCGCGACATCCTGCGCCGCGGCCTGTTGCCGCCGGCCCTGGTGTTCGGGCACGGCGGTTTTCTGCGCGCCTGCCAGGACATTCGCCTGCCGTCCGCGCACCAGTTGCCGCTGTACGCCGCCGACCTGGTGCGCGACCGCTCCGGGCAGACCTGGGTGCTGGCCGACCGCACACAGGCGCCGTCGGGCATCGGCTACGCGCTGGAAAACCGCCGCGTCACATCCCGCGTGCTGCCGAGCCTGTACCGCGACGCCCAGGTGCATCGCCAGGAGCCGTTCCTGCGCGCCCTGCGCAGCAACCTGATCGCCGCCGCACCGCCGGCGGCGCGCAACGACCCGGCGCTGGCATTGCTCACGCCCGGCGCGCGCAACGAGACCTATTTCGAACAGGCCCTGCTGGCCGAGAAACTGGGCCTGCAACTGGTCGAAGGCTCCGATCTGCTGGTGCGCGGCGGCCGTCTGCGGCTGCGCGCGCTCGGTGGCCTGACGCCCATCGACGTGCTGTGGCGGCGCGTTGACGACGCCTGGTGCGACCCGCTGGAACTGCGGGCCGATTCCTTCCTGGGCGTGCCGGGCCTGGTGGAAGCCGCGCGCCGCCGCCAGGTCAGCGTGATCAACCCGCTGGGCAGCGGCGTGCTGGAGAACCCGGCCCTGGGCGCCTACCTGCCGGCCCTGGCAAGGCATTTCCTGGGCGAGGACCTGCGCCTGCCCAGTGTCGACAGCTACTGGTGCGGGGATCCGCAGCACCTGCAGCACGTGCTGGCCAACCTGGACCGGCTGGTCATCAAGCGCCTGCAGCGGCACCCGGACCAGCGCTCCGTGTTCGGTGCCACCCTGTCCGCGCAGGAACTGGCAGTCTGGCGCGAACGCCTGCTGGCCCAGCCGGGCCAGTACACGGCGCAGGCTGCCGTGACGCCGGTGCCGACGCCATCGTTCGGCGGCACGCAACTGGGCATGCGCCCGGTCCTGCTGCGCGCCTTCCTGACCGCCGGCGCCGAAGGCTACCGGATCCTGCCGGGCGGCTTTGCCCGCGTCGGCCCGCAGGCCGACACGCTGTTCATCAGCAACCAGGCCGGCGCCATGGGCAAGGACGTGTGGGTACTGGCCAGCGAACCGGAAACCGACACCGCCTATCCGTCGCTGGCACCGGTGGTCGGCGCGGCGCACGGCGGCCTGCCACGGCGCGCCGCCGAGAACCTGTTCTGGGTCGGCCGCTACCTGGAGCGGAGCGTGGCCAGCCTGCGCCTGCTGCGCCTGACGCTGGAGCGGCTGACCGACAGTGACGCCGCGCGAGAACCGGCGGCGCTGGACAGTCAGCGCCTGCTGGCGCAAACCCTGACCCACCTGACCGGCACGCATCCGGATGCGGTGGACCAGAGCGCCATTGCCGAACCGCTGTGGACCCTGCTGACCGACCCGCGGCGCCCCGGCAGTGTGGCCTTTGGCCTGCAGGCACTGGCGCGGGCCGCCGAAACCGTGCGCGAACATCTGCCGCAAGACGCCCTGCATGTGCTGGTCGATCTGTCGGCGCCGCTGACCGGCTTGCCGGCGGCATCCGGCGACGCCGAGCAGATGAACTCGGCCGCCCAGCAGGCGCTGCACGGCGTCCTCGCGCTGTGCGGCGCGCTGGCCGGCGACACGGAACAGGACGCTGGCTGGCATTTCCTGGAGCTGGGCCGCTGCATCGAGCGCGGACAGAATCTGGGCGTCGTCCTGCGCAGCCTGCTGTGCAGCCAGGCGCCGCTGGCCGCCACCCCGGCCGCGATCGAGACGGCGCTGGCCTTCTGCGGCAGCCTGCCGGCGTATCGCCGCCATGGCCCGGACGTGCCGCCACTGCGGCTGGCACTGGAACTGCTGCTGCTGGACGCCCGGCAGCCGCGCAGCCTGATGCGCCAGCTGCAGGGCATCGAACGGCATCTGGCGGCGCTGCCGGATCCGGCCACGGGCGTGCAACTGAGCGTCAGCGGCCGGCTGGCGCTGGACGCGATCACCCGCCTGCGGCTGCTCGACATCGTGAGCCTCGACACGGCGGACGGACTCGATCAGACCGCGCTGGACCAGTTTCTGGCCCGCGGCGATTACCTGCTGCGGGAACTGTCGGACGCGATCGCCAGCGCGCATTTCCAGACCCCCGTGGCGCCGCATTCGCTGCTGCGGGTGCCGACCGAGTCGCCATGA
- a CDS encoding transglutaminase family protein gives MNYRTVHITRYRYDKPVVSSYNEAHLLPRSCTGQTLVSASLSIEPPCRDYRDRQDFFGNTASYFAILDPHQEVTITATSEVRLQAPRRQLSFGDAIDWQETARRLAEAGDPETLDAVQYCLDSPMVRALPALHDYAAASFPAGRPLADAVAELVARIHEDFTYDPTATDVATPVLEILQRRRGVCQDFAHLAIGCLRSLGLAARYVSGYLETLPPPGRPKLQGADASHAWLQVYLPGTGWQDWDPTNNLQPSGRHITTAWGRDYSDVAPLQGVIYGGGDNHRIEVAVDVTALPEPVEL, from the coding sequence ATGAACTACCGCACCGTGCATATCACCCGCTACCGCTACGACAAGCCGGTGGTCAGCAGCTACAACGAGGCACACCTGCTGCCGCGCAGTTGCACCGGGCAGACACTGGTCAGCGCCAGCCTGAGCATCGAGCCGCCGTGCCGGGACTACCGCGACCGACAGGATTTTTTCGGAAACACGGCCAGTTATTTCGCCATCCTGGACCCGCACCAGGAAGTCACCATCACGGCCACCAGCGAGGTACGCCTGCAGGCACCGCGGCGGCAGCTGAGCTTCGGCGATGCCATCGACTGGCAGGAGACGGCCCGCCGCCTCGCCGAGGCCGGCGACCCGGAAACCCTGGACGCTGTCCAGTACTGCCTGGACTCGCCCATGGTGCGCGCCCTGCCGGCCCTGCACGATTACGCGGCGGCCAGTTTCCCCGCCGGCCGGCCGCTGGCCGACGCGGTGGCGGAACTGGTGGCCCGCATACATGAGGACTTCACCTACGACCCCACCGCCACCGACGTCGCCACGCCGGTGCTGGAGATACTGCAACGGCGCCGGGGCGTGTGTCAGGATTTCGCGCACCTGGCCATCGGCTGCCTGCGCAGCCTGGGCCTGGCGGCCCGCTACGTGAGCGGCTACCTGGAAACCCTGCCGCCGCCGGGCAGGCCCAAGCTGCAGGGCGCCGACGCCTCGCACGCCTGGCTACAGGTGTACCTGCCCGGCACCGGCTGGCAGGACTGGGACCCCACCAACAACCTGCAACCGTCCGGCCGCCACATCACCACCGCCTGGGGCCGCGACTACAGCGACGTGGCGCCGCTGCAGGGCGTGATCTACGGTGGTGGCGACAATCACCGGATCGAGGTCGCAGTGGATGTGACCGCCCTTCCCGAGCCGGTGGAGCTTTGA
- a CDS encoding DUF2470 domain-containing protein — protein MPSQRTASEFLRAGRYGVLATLSRSLPGYPFGSITPYVLSAVGEPVIYISTLAEHTRNIGADPRVSLTVFDPADAADPQAGARLTWIADAYALDAPASAAVAERYYRFFPAARAYADMHDFGFYALRPVRLRYIGGFGKIGWIEPHEIDLSNPLADAEAGIVEHMNGDHADALRAYCRHFLGREARQVTLVGADADGVDLLADGAALRLPFAARAESVDALRQQLIALLRETREAAGGA, from the coding sequence ATGCCCAGCCAGCGCACGGCGAGCGAATTCCTGCGCGCCGGCCGCTACGGCGTTCTGGCCACACTCTCGCGCAGCCTGCCCGGCTACCCGTTCGGCTCGATCACGCCCTACGTGCTCAGCGCCGTCGGCGAGCCGGTCATCTACATCAGCACGCTGGCCGAGCACACCAGGAACATCGGCGCCGATCCACGCGTGTCGCTGACCGTATTCGACCCGGCCGACGCCGCCGATCCGCAGGCCGGCGCCCGCCTGACCTGGATCGCCGACGCCTATGCCCTGGATGCGCCGGCCAGCGCCGCGGTGGCCGAGCGCTACTACCGGTTCTTTCCAGCCGCCCGCGCCTACGCCGACATGCACGATTTCGGCTTCTACGCCCTGCGTCCGGTGCGCCTGCGCTACATCGGCGGTTTCGGCAAGATCGGCTGGATCGAGCCGCACGAAATCGACCTGAGCAACCCGCTGGCGGATGCCGAAGCCGGCATCGTGGAGCACATGAACGGCGACCACGCCGACGCGCTGCGCGCCTACTGCCGGCATTTCCTTGGCCGTGAGGCACGGCAGGTGACGCTGGTCGGTGCCGATGCCGATGGCGTGGACCTGCTGGCCGACGGGGCTGCGCTGCGCCTGCCGTTTGCCGCCCGCGCCGAAAGTGTCGACGCCCTGCGCCAGCAGTTGATCGCACTGTTGCGCGAAACGCGCGAGGCAGCGGGCGGCGCCTGA
- a CDS encoding fumarylacetoacetate hydrolase family protein: MARIARIRTAAGPRHALEQPDGRLCLIEGDLLGDWRATDQVAPADAQRLAPVVPPTIYCIGLNYRKHAEETGAAIPQYPVLFIKSASALHHPDQPILIPTHAPSHKVDYECELAVVIGRRAKNVRAAEALDYVLGYTCANDVSARDWQMEWGGGQFCRGKSFDTFCPLGPVLVTADEIPDPNALDIRTTLNGQTVQSANTSDMIFDVRTLIEFLSADCTLEPGSVILTGTPSGVGAARKPPLWMQPGDEVCVEIAGIGTLRNPLAAS, translated from the coding sequence ATGGCCCGCATTGCCCGCATCCGCACCGCGGCCGGCCCGCGTCACGCGCTCGAACAACCCGATGGCCGGCTGTGCCTGATCGAAGGCGACCTGCTGGGCGACTGGCGGGCGACCGATCAGGTCGCACCCGCCGATGCCCAGCGCCTGGCGCCGGTCGTGCCGCCGACCATCTACTGCATCGGCCTCAACTACCGCAAGCACGCCGAGGAAACCGGCGCCGCCATCCCCCAATATCCGGTCCTGTTCATCAAATCGGCCAGCGCGCTGCACCATCCGGACCAGCCGATCCTGATCCCGACCCACGCGCCCAGTCACAAGGTGGACTACGAGTGCGAACTGGCGGTGGTGATCGGCCGCCGGGCCAAGAACGTGCGCGCCGCCGAGGCCCTCGACTACGTGCTCGGCTACACCTGCGCCAACGACGTCAGCGCCCGCGACTGGCAGATGGAATGGGGCGGCGGGCAGTTCTGCCGCGGCAAATCCTTCGACACCTTCTGCCCACTGGGACCGGTGCTGGTCACGGCCGACGAAATCCCCGATCCGAACGCGCTCGACATCCGCACGACGCTCAACGGCCAGACCGTGCAGTCGGCCAACACCAGCGACATGATTTTCGACGTGCGCACGCTGATCGAGTTCCTGAGCGCCGACTGCACGCTCGAACCCGGCAGCGTGATCCTGACCGGCACACCCAGCGGCGTGGGCGCCGCCCGCAAACCGCCGCTGTGGATGCAGCCCGGCGACGAGGTGTGCGTGGAAATCGCCGGCATCGGCACGCTGCGCAACCCGCTGGCGGCGTCCTGA
- a CDS encoding TetR/AcrR family transcriptional regulator: protein MTKNPPPKPCAAAAHRVLRAAAEVFSSQGYDAASISAIAERASVSKANIFHHFKSKAALYQEVLKTACQSFTDAIDAVAQLDDDAAQRLSAYASERLCAYIEDPMSSRLVLRALTSDGADSDIQPVRDDFARNFHRLVELIRAGQTAGQLRADLNPALVALMINAGNVFYAQTRPMLRHFKDVDCADDPQRYNALMMDILLRGILPA, encoded by the coding sequence ATGACTAAGAATCCCCCTCCCAAACCCTGCGCCGCCGCTGCCCACCGAGTCCTCCGGGCAGCGGCGGAAGTTTTTTCCAGCCAGGGCTACGATGCCGCTTCCATCAGCGCCATCGCCGAGCGGGCTTCGGTCAGCAAGGCCAACATCTTCCATCACTTCAAGAGCAAGGCAGCGCTGTATCAGGAAGTCCTGAAAACCGCCTGCCAATCCTTTACCGATGCCATCGACGCGGTCGCCCAGCTCGACGATGACGCCGCCCAACGCCTGTCCGCCTATGCCAGCGAGCGCCTGTGCGCGTATATCGAAGACCCGATGTCCAGCCGTCTGGTGCTGCGCGCGCTCACCAGCGACGGCGCAGATAGCGACATCCAGCCGGTACGTGACGACTTCGCGCGCAACTTTCACCGCCTGGTGGAGCTGATCCGCGCCGGCCAGACCGCAGGACAATTGCGCGCCGACCTGAACCCGGCGCTGGTGGCGCTGATGATCAACGCCGGCAACGTGTTCTATGCCCAGACGCGGCCGATGCTGCGCCACTTCAAGGATGTCGACTGCGCCGATGACCCGCAGCGCTACAACGCCCTGATGATGGATATCCTGCTGCGCGGCATCCTGCCGGCTTGA
- a CDS encoding transglutaminase family protein: MQIRLGYELVYQFPQPTPMIVTLNVHYTRVSDLVRPDQMHTDPWVPTSMYRDGFGNWCTRLVAPAGRFRLTTDALINDRGTVDPEVPGALQHPVESLPEETLVFLLPSRFCESDLLAETAWRLFGTTAPGWARVQAVCDFVHDHISFGYEHARPTKSAWEVYNERRGVCRDYAHLAIAFCRSLNIPARYCTSYLGDIGVPPDSSAMDFSASMEVFLGGAWHTFDPRNNRQRIGRVLIARGRDAADVAITTTFGPNTLESFRVWTDEVVS, translated from the coding sequence ATGCAGATTCGCCTGGGTTACGAGCTTGTTTATCAGTTCCCGCAGCCAACGCCGATGATCGTCACGCTGAACGTGCATTACACGCGCGTCTCCGACCTAGTGCGTCCGGACCAGATGCACACCGATCCGTGGGTGCCGACCAGCATGTACCGCGACGGCTTCGGCAACTGGTGCACGCGCCTGGTGGCACCGGCCGGGCGCTTTCGCCTGACCACCGATGCGCTGATCAACGATCGCGGCACGGTCGATCCGGAGGTTCCTGGGGCGTTGCAACATCCGGTCGAGTCGCTGCCGGAAGAAACCCTGGTGTTCCTGCTGCCGAGCAGGTTCTGCGAGTCCGATCTGCTGGCCGAGACGGCCTGGCGGCTTTTCGGCACGACGGCGCCGGGCTGGGCGCGGGTGCAGGCCGTTTGCGACTTCGTGCACGACCACATCAGTTTTGGCTATGAGCATGCCCGTCCCACGAAAAGCGCCTGGGAGGTCTACAACGAGCGCCGGGGCGTGTGCCGCGATTACGCTCATCTGGCGATTGCCTTTTGCCGCAGCCTGAACATTCCGGCGCGTTACTGCACCAGCTACCTGGGCGACATCGGCGTGCCGCCGGACAGCTCGGCGATGGATTTCTCCGCGTCGATGGAAGTTTTCCTGGGCGGTGCCTGGCACACCTTTGATCCGCGCAACAACCGGCAGCGCATCGGGCGGGTCCTGATCGCGCGGGGTCGGGATGCCGCCGACGTGGCCATCACGACCACCTTTGGCCCGAACACGCTCGAGAGTTTCCGGGTGTGGACGGACGAGGTGGTGAGCTAG
- a CDS encoding N-formylglutamate amidohydrolase, producing MRVVTPPLLAPDEPPAWRIEHADGRSDYLLICDHAGNRIPRRLGTIGLPADALASHIAWDIGAGAVASGLGDALDACVVLQPYSRLVIDCNRPPGSADSIVSLSERTTIPGNVSISRAQVAARESEIFVPYHAHIRALLDARLRRGQRTLLVSLHSFTPVYLGVPRPWHVAVLYNRDPRLARLLAQALRDEGGLVVGENEPYAVHDDTDYAIPRYGEARGLAHVELEIRQDMIDDAAGQAVWIERLARLLLHVQGDLC from the coding sequence ATGCGCGTCGTGACCCCGCCGTTGCTGGCGCCCGACGAGCCGCCGGCGTGGCGTATCGAGCACGCCGATGGCCGCTCGGACTATTTGCTGATCTGTGACCATGCAGGCAACCGGATCCCGCGCCGTCTGGGTACCATCGGCCTCCCTGCGGACGCCCTGGCCAGCCACATTGCCTGGGATATCGGGGCCGGCGCGGTCGCATCCGGCTTGGGCGACGCACTGGATGCCTGCGTCGTCCTGCAGCCGTATTCGCGCCTGGTGATCGATTGCAACCGGCCGCCGGGCAGCGCCGATTCGATCGTCAGCCTCAGCGAGCGCACGACCATTCCCGGCAATGTGTCGATTTCCCGTGCTCAGGTGGCGGCGCGCGAGTCCGAGATTTTCGTGCCTTACCACGCGCATATCCGCGCGCTGCTGGACGCTCGCCTGCGCCGAGGTCAGCGCACGCTGCTCGTTTCCCTGCACAGCTTCACGCCGGTGTATCTGGGGGTCCCTCGTCCCTGGCACGTGGCGGTGCTCTACAACCGCGATCCGCGCCTGGCGCGTCTGCTGGCACAGGCGTTGCGCGACGAGGGTGGTCTGGTCGTGGGTGAAAACGAGCCTTACGCCGTCCACGATGACACCGATTACGCCATTCCTCGTTACGGTGAGGCGCGCGGCCTGGCTCACGTCGAACTGGAGATTCGCCAGGATATGATCGATGACGCGGCGGGGCAGGCGGTGTGGATCGAACGTCTGGCGCGGTTGCTGCTGCATGTCCAAGGCGACCTGTGCTGA